One part of the Anaeromyxobacter sp. Fw109-5 genome encodes these proteins:
- the cobA gene encoding uroporphyrinogen-III C-methyltransferase — translation MTAPLVPLFVKLAGRRVVVVGGGAMAAVRVRQLAEAEARVAVVAPEVRDDVAALAVEVHRRPFRDGDLDGAWFVVAAATQAVNRDVASAAEARRILVNAVDDPDSATAYTAGVVRRGDATVAISTGGRAPALAGLLREALDALLPRDVASWVDTAEAERDGWKRARVPLATRRPLLLEKLNALYARAPSPGTAGPLPPGFVSLVGAGPGDPGLLTRRAAERLAQADVVLYDALVDGDVLRLAPQAHCFHVGKRAGRPSVSQRAIERLLVGAARQGKRVVRLKCGDPFVFGRGGEEAQALAAAGVPFEVVPGVSSAISAPALAGIPVTHRGLAAGFSVIAGHDEASYGPVLDRLGAGTTLTLVVLMGVGERARIAARLLARGWDRETPAAIVLGASTPAAFAWSGTLAELRDAALPPERASLPGTLVIGAVAALQLTSRHARGRAGAPLAARTEIA, via the coding sequence GTGACCGCGCCGCTCGTCCCGCTCTTCGTGAAGCTGGCCGGCCGCCGCGTGGTCGTGGTGGGCGGCGGCGCGATGGCCGCGGTGCGCGTGCGCCAGCTGGCCGAGGCGGAGGCGCGCGTCGCCGTCGTGGCGCCGGAGGTGCGCGACGACGTCGCGGCGCTCGCGGTCGAGGTCCACCGGCGCCCGTTCCGGGACGGCGACCTCGACGGCGCCTGGTTCGTGGTCGCGGCGGCGACGCAGGCGGTGAACCGGGACGTGGCCTCCGCCGCGGAGGCCCGGCGGATCCTGGTCAACGCGGTGGACGATCCGGACAGCGCGACGGCTTACACGGCCGGCGTGGTCCGGCGCGGCGACGCGACCGTCGCGATCTCCACCGGCGGCCGCGCGCCGGCGCTCGCGGGCCTCCTGCGCGAGGCGCTCGACGCGCTCCTCCCGCGCGACGTCGCCTCCTGGGTGGACACCGCCGAGGCCGAGCGGGACGGCTGGAAGCGCGCCCGCGTGCCCCTCGCGACGCGCCGCCCGCTCCTGCTCGAGAAGCTGAACGCCCTCTACGCGCGGGCGCCGTCGCCGGGAACCGCCGGGCCGCTGCCGCCGGGCTTCGTGTCGCTCGTGGGGGCGGGCCCCGGCGATCCGGGGCTGCTCACCCGCCGCGCGGCGGAGCGGCTCGCCCAGGCGGACGTGGTCCTCTACGACGCGCTCGTGGACGGGGACGTGCTGCGCCTCGCGCCGCAGGCCCACTGCTTCCACGTCGGGAAGCGCGCCGGGCGTCCCAGCGTCTCGCAGCGCGCCATCGAGCGGCTCCTCGTCGGCGCCGCCCGGCAGGGCAAGCGCGTCGTCCGGCTGAAGTGCGGCGACCCGTTCGTCTTCGGGCGCGGCGGCGAGGAGGCGCAGGCGCTCGCCGCGGCCGGGGTCCCGTTCGAGGTCGTGCCGGGGGTCTCCTCCGCCATCTCCGCGCCCGCGCTCGCCGGCATCCCGGTGACCCACCGCGGGCTCGCCGCCGGCTTCTCGGTGATCGCCGGCCACGACGAGGCCAGCTACGGCCCCGTCCTGGATCGGCTCGGCGCGGGGACGACCCTCACCCTCGTCGTCCTCATGGGAGTCGGGGAGCGGGCCCGGATCGCGGCGCGGCTCCTCGCTCGCGGGTGGGATCGCGAGACGCCCGCGGCGATCGTGCTCGGCGCCTCGACGCCCGCCGCCTTCGCCTGGAGCGGCACGCTCGCGGAGCTCCGCGACGCCGCGCTGCCGCCGGAGCGCGCGAGCCTCCCCGGCACGCTCGTCATCGGCGCCGTGGCCGCCCT